The Halogeometricum borinquense DSM 11551 region CAACCTCTCATCTAGCTAGCCTACGGACCAACTTGTCTGACTACCATATGAATATTTCTAATTTCAGTATGTGTTCTCAGCCAACGGGCTGTATTTGTGGTGGTTTACTGGAAATAGTGGGGAGGGGGTGTTGCACTATCCTTATTTACCTCAGCCCTTCGCAGTCTACCGATTTCGTTCTCACACTATTTTATTGGAAACAGTGGTGTTCGACTATCTTATAAAGAATGCTTTACTGGAAATACTGGAACACCTCGGTCTGCCTTCATCCGGGCTGCTTTCGTTCAGGCTGTCTTCATTCGGACTTCCTCCATCGTGATAGACACACGCCGGCAACCGACGTTTACTGGAAATAGTGGGGTGTTCCTCCCTCGTGTGTCCCGAATGTTTACTGGAAATGATGGGGTCTCACACGAGTAGTAGAAACATCACCCATTGGTGGTTATACTGGAAATACCGGAAACGTCGGTCGAAACAATTTTCCTCGCAGACTGAATCAGTCGAGTACAATATGGCTCCCCGATTCCAACCTGACGATACGCTGTATAAACGTCGGAATACGCTCAAGGTAGAATATGTTCCGGACGATATCGTCGGACGAGATAACGAAATCGAGGAGTACGAAGCAGCTCTCCAGCCGATCATTAACGGGGAGTATCCCGACAACATATTCATTTACGGCAAGACTGGTGTGGGGAAGACCGCCGTCACGAACTTTCTCCTCAACGAGCTCCAAGAGTCGGCGGAACACTTTGAGGTCGACCTCTCTGTCATCTCACTCAACTGCGATGGGCTCAGCACGAGCTACCAAGCTGCGATTAGCCTGGTAAACAACCTCCGGGAACCCGAACACCACATCGCTGAGACCGGGCATCCGCAGTCCAAAGTCTATCGGCTACTCTGGGACGAACTCAACAAACTGTCCGGGACTGTGATCATCGTTCTCGACGAGATCGATCACATCACAGACGACACGTTCCTCTACCAGATAACTCGTGCCGACAACAACGGATATATCGACAATATCCAACTCGGTCTCATCGGCATCAGTAACGATTCGACGTTTCGGGAGCAACTTGACGCGAAAGTTCAGTCGTCTCTTTGTGAAACTGAAATTTCGTTTCCGCCGTATGGGACCGAAGAACTCCAGAAAGTCCTCGAACAGCGAGCTGATATCGCGTTCCACCAGAGCGCACTTGAGGACGGTGTAATCCCGTTATGTGCTGCACTCGGCCGTCAGGATGGCGGTGATGCTCGCCGGGCAATCACCCTCCTCCGAAAGGCTGGTGACCTCGCCCGAACGGAGAATGCAGAGTCGGTGACGACCGACCATGTCGAACGCGCCCAAGAGAAACTTGAGGCACAACAGAGCATGGACATTATGCGTGACCTCACCGAACACGAGCAACTCACGCTCTATGCGTTGACTACGCTCGCTGCCGAGAATGCGACGCCTGCTCGCTCGCGCGTTGTCTATCAACGCTATAAAGAACTCTGTGAATACCAGGGTCGAGACCCTCGTACGGCGCGTCGGATGCGTAGCTTCCTCTCTGATTTCGAGATACTCAACCTGACGCTCTCACAGATGGTGCACCGTGGTCAGGACGGCGGGACGTACCGTGAGCATGAACTCAACCGCGACATCGCAACTGTCGTTGACGCACTCCAGACTATCATCAGCGAATTCGGTGCCCATCGGAGTATTATCGAGTATCTCCCTGACTCCGGCGAAGAGTTCGTTGCGATGTAAGCCGAGCGACTCTTGACTAGCAAAACTGAAGTTAGTAAAATCTAGATTAGTAAAATCCTAATTTACAAAACCGATACTACTATCTCATCCACTCATCAAATACAGGTATGAGCCATCCCCGTTTTGTCAATCGCGAAGACGAACTAGAGATGTTGACATCACGGTTCGACCGTGACACAGCAGAGTTACTCGTTGTGTACGGTCGGCGGCGACTCGGCAAGAGTGCGCTTATCCGCGAGTCGATCCGGGAACGCGATGACGCAGTCTACTGGCAGGCGACCGAAGAGACGCCGGACGTGCAACTTTCGAGTTTTGTCGAGACTGCACGCGAGACGTTTCCCGTCGTCGAAGACATCAAACGGGACTGGGAAGCACTGCTCCGAACGCTCGGACGACAGGATGCGATTGTCGTCCTTGATGAGTTCCCCTATCTGATCGACTCGGACGATTCGCTCCCCTCGAAAATTCAGCGTGTCTGGGATCTCCACCTCGAAGAGACCGGGATGTCGCTCGTACTTGTGGGGTCGTCGATCAGCGTCATGGAAGAGAAGGTCCTCAGTGGTGGAAGTCCGTTGTACGGGCGTCGAACCGGGACGATAGACCTCCCACCGCTCGACCTGAGCGACGCACAGCAGTTCTATCCCGATGCGGATCCCGAGACCGCTATCGAGACGTGGAGTGTCTTCGGTGGCACGCCGTATTACCTCCGTGCGCTCACTCCTTCAGCATCGCTTTCAGAGAATATTCAGTCGCACATCCTTTCGGAACACGGCGTTCTTCACAACGAACCGGAGTTCCTGTTACGCACTGAGTTCGGTATTCGAGAGCCGCAGACGTACTACACGGTCCTTCGAGCGATTGCCACGGGCAAGCGTGAAGCGAGCGAAATCGCTACTTTCGCCGGCATGGATTCGAACTCCCTCGGCTCGTATCTCTCGAAACTACGGAGACTTCGGTTGATAACCCGAGATATTCCGGTGACGGCAAACCCCAATGCAACGAGGAAGAGTCGCTACCGACTCAATGAGCCATTGTTCCGGTTCTGGTTCCGCTACGTGTATGGGCAGGAAGGAAAGCTCGCACAACTCGGAGATGATGCGTACGATGAATTGGTCGCGCCCTCGTTCTCGGACTACATGGGTCCAATGTTCGAAGTCGTCTGCCAAAACGCCTTACCGACGCTTATTCCCAAAACGTACCACGGAATCGGGTACTGGTGGCACAAGCACCACGAACTCGATGTTGTCGGCCTTGCGAGCGATGGCACGCTCGTCGCGGGTGAGTGCAAGTACACAACTCGTGAAATGAACGAGGGAGACCTCGCTGATCTCGAGCGAAGTGCTGCACAGGTAGACTGGACGCCCCCGGAAGGCGGCGACCCGACGTACCACTACTGCTGCTTCGCTCGTTCGGGATTCTCTGATGGGCTGCGGGCAGTCGCTGAAGAGCGGTCGGACGTCTCGCTGTTCACTCCGCAAGACATCGTAGAGATGCAAATCTGACCTTCGGTTCTTTATCTTTGACGACGCGCCCGATGCACAACACAGAATCCGTCTCACGGTTGTAAATGGGGAACCAGGCGTCACGTAGTTCCATCAGACGCTTATAGTCGGAGTTTCACCCGAAGTTCTCGAACTGCTCGTCGGCGGGAATCTTGTCTTGGTTTCATCATAATTCACGCTGGAGGTGAGGAAGGACTATCGTGATGGGTGTGCTATAACAACACATGAATATCCGTACTGCGACCGAAAGCGATACCCACGCCATCCTCCGGATAGCGGAACAGTCATGGAAAACCGATTATCCGGAGATTCTCACACGCGAAACCGCTGAAGAAGCAGTCACAGACTGGTATACTTCCGAACAAATCGAAGCGGAACTTAATGAGGAGCAGACAATGATTCTCGTTGCCGAACGCGAGGGGGCAGTTGTCGGTTTCGCACACGCGGCGTGGAATGACTCCGAAGAAGATGGATACATCCTCCGAATCTACGTCCATCCCGAGCACCGTCGAGAGAACATCGGCCGTGAGTTGCTTGAGCGGACGTGTACTAACCTTGCCGAGCAGGGAATCGAACGAATCAACGCGATGGTTCTCGTGGAGAACGACCCCGGCAACGCATTCTACAAACGATTCGGGTTCGAACACGTGGATGAGAGCCAGACTACTCTCGGTGGCGAACCGCACCCCGAAAACAGGTACGTACTCGAACACCCCTCTGAACTGGGCGGCGGATAACCAGCCTGACTGTTCTGGCTGTCCAATGAGGACGATACACCGTTATGGGAACTCGCGTAGGAAACTCCCAAAACTGCCACGTTCCGGAGTACAAACGTTTTTTGCCCTGAGAGCGATTGTGTTCGTGCATGTCGAACGGCCGGGGACCGGACTCCGAGACGGGGTTGGGCGAGTACGAGAAAATCGATCCTCCGACCTCGTTCGCCGAACAGGCAACTGTTACTGACGAGTCCATCTACGACGAGTTTAATGACACCTGGCCCGACTGTTGGGAACGGGCGGCAGCGACAATCGACTGGAGCGAACCGTACGAGTGCGTCCTCCCGAATGACGAACCGCCGTTCGAGTGGTTTGCCGGCGGGACGCTGAACGCTTCCTACAACTGTCTGGACCGACACATCGAAGCCGGGGCGAAGAATCGCGTCGCCATCAAGTGGGAGAGCCATCTCGGCGAGACCCGGACGTACACGTATCAGGACCTCTACCGCGAGGTTAACGAGTTCGCGGCTGCACTTCGCGCACAGGGCGTCGAGGAAGACGATGTCGTCACCCTCTACATGCCGATGATACCGGAGTTGCCTATCGCCATGCTCGCATGTGCCCGCATCGGTGCCCCGCACAACGTCGTCTTCGCGGGCCTGTCAGCGGATGCACTCGCTACGCGACTGGAGAGCGCTGACTCGGAGTATCTCGTCACCTGTGACGGCTACTACCGTCGAGGGAACGCTATCTTCCTGAAGAGCAAGGCCGAGGACGCCCGTCTCAAAACACCTCACGACCTCAGCGAGATGGTCCTTGTTGAGCATCTCGGCGAGGCCGAACATCTCGGGGAGACTCAGCACACGTACGATGAACTGGTCAGCGAACACGCCGGTGCGGAGGTTGCACCGGTTGACCGGTCGGCCGACGATGTTCTCTTTCTGATCCACACTTCGGGAACTACGGGTGAGCCAAAGCGAGTCGAACACGTCACCGGCGGCTATCTCGCCCACGTCACGTGGACGTCGCAGGCGGTGTTAGACCTCAAACCCGGGGATACGTACCTCTGTACGGCGAACATCGGATGGATTAGCGGTCACTCGTACGTCGTTTACGGTCCGTTAGCGGTCGGAGCTACGACGGTCATGTACGAGGGGACTCCCAACTATCCGGAGAAAGACCGTATCTGGAGCCTCATCGAGCAGAATGCCGTGGACGTGTTCTACACGGCCCCGACGGCGATTCGCGCGTTCATGAAATGGGGTGCAGAGTATCCTGCACAGCACGACCTGTCGAGCCTCCGCCTTCTGGGAACGGTCGGTGAACCGATCAACCCCCGCGCGTGGCAGTGGTACTACGAGCACGTCGGCAATGAGGAGTGTCCGATAGTCGATACGTGGTGGCAGACCGAAACCGGCGGTATGATGATCGCCACCCTTCCCGGCATCGACGCGATGAAACCCGGGGTAGCCGGCCCACCGCTTCCGGGAACCGACGCGAAAATCGTCGATGGAAGTGGCGAGGCAGTCCCGCCAAACGACGCAGGGTATCTCGTCCTTACTCGACCGTGGCCCGGGATGCCGCTCGCACTGCGACACGGGCGGCGATGGGGTCGTGAGGGTACCTCGGAGATCGAAGTGAACGGGTGGAACTACTTCACGGGTGACGGTGCGCGAGTAGACGAGGACGGCTATATCACCGTCCTCGGACGGATCGACGACGTCATCAACGTTTCGGGATACCGTCTCGGGACCATGGAGATCGAAAGCGCTATCGTCGATGTCGAGGGCGTCGTCGAGGCCGCCGTCGTCAGCGTCGATAACGCCGAAACGGGCGGCGTCCACGCGTATGTCACGCTTGAGGCGGCTCTTTCCGGTGACGAGCAGATGCGCGAGCGAATCGCCTCCCACGTTCGCGAGCGTATCGGTCCGATTGCTACGTTGGATGCTGTCGTTTTCACGCCCGACCTTCCGAAGACACGGTCGGGGAAGATCATGCGTCGCTTCCTCGAAAATATCGCAAACGGCGAGGAGTTCGGTGACACATCAACGCTCCGAAACCCCGAAATCGTCGGCGAACTCAAGTCCATCGTTCGGGACGACTGACCGCTATTTCGGAATTATTTGATAAGCCGAAACCGATGCTCGGAGAGTGATCGGTTCTATCGCGTGAAATACACCTCTCACCGACCGAAAATACCCCCGCCACCGAACGATTTAGTTCGCTTTAGGTAGAATAAGCGAAAGAATGGGGCGTACGAAGTCCGGTACGACGCAGTTGGCCGAGGGGGACTACGAGCGACTGCGGCGGGCAACCGAAACGTATCGAGAGGACCTCGTACTCCGACTGGGTGCGGAAGTGGGTCTCAAGCCGGCCGAAATGAGCCAGTTCAAGCCCACACATGTAGTTCGTCGGACACATCGTGGAACGGACCTGTATCTACTCGCCGTCCCGGCCGATGGTCGAAACGCGTATCTGCCGAGCGATGTCGAACACGACGTTCGCAAGTACGTCCGGGCCAACAATATCGATGAGACGGAACGAGTGTTCCCGGTCACCCCACGGCGTCTGCAGATGCTCGTGTCGTCAGTCGGTGAGCGGGCCGCCGAAAAGACCGGCCGCGAGGAATTAGTTGACGTCTCCTCGCGCGACCTCCGACGGTACTTCGCCCGAACACTGCTCTCTGACGGTATCCACCCGTCTATCGTTATGCGTATCGGCGGGTGGGACCGGATAGAAAGTCTTGCTCCGCTCCTCGATGATCCGGGAGAAGACGCAATACTTGACGCGCTCTCGCCGGAATCCGATGAGAGTGACGTGGAGCCTAACCAGGTCGAGACAGACCGGTTGCGGCAGGTCGTAGAGACTGCCCGAACCGTTGGCTCGGCGCTCCCGACCGTCAGTACGCGTAACGAAGTCGAACAGACTGTCTGTGATCGGTTCAGTGATTCAGCTCTCTATCAGTTCGCGTGGATCGAATCGGATACAACCGACGCGCGGGCATCGCTCGCCGCCGCCGCTGGTCTCGACGAGGCCTCGCTGGAAGCAATCCGTCAGTCGCTCTCGGGTCGGGATACCGATTCCGCCGACCGTGCATCTCGGACCCGTACCGTACAGACGGCTACGGCCGCTGACCTCCCTACGGGGACCGCACGTGGATCGCTCGCCGTCGTCCCACTGGTTCATGGCGAAACCGTGTACGGAGTTCTGTATCTCGCACTCGACCGGGGTGACGTGACCGACCCCGAAGCGGACGTGTTGTTGACGCTTGGACACCACATCGGGCAGGCTATCACCGCCGCAGAGCGCAGAAAATTACTGCTGGCCGATACGGTCGTTCAACTGGAGTTTCAGTGCTCGGACCACAACGACCTATTGGTTCGACTCTCCGCGGACCTCAGTTGTACGGTTCGTCTTCGTGGGGTCGTTCCCATTGAAGCACAGTCCTTACTGTGTTTCCTCACTGTCCGCGGCGCGGCGACCGAAGCAGTGTTCGACGAGCTAATGGCGGCGGAAGCGGTCGAAAACATCCGTTTGATTCGTGACCGTGGTGAGGAGTCACTCCTCGAAGTCGCCCTTTCCGCTGGATCGACAATTATGACGCTCACCTCCTACGACGGCACCGTTTCGCAGTTCGTCGCGGAGGACGGTGTCGCCCGTTTCGCCGGCGAGTTTTCGAACGAAACGCCACTGCGGGACGTCATGGCCGATCTCACCGACACGTATCCAGACACCGAACTCGTGGCCAAACAAGAGATCGAACGCCCCGCCCGTAACACGGCCGACTTTCGGCAGTCCCTGGCGACGCGACTCACTGATAAGCAACAGTCAGTTTTGCGGGCGGCCTACCTTGCCGGTTACTTCGAATGGCCACGCGGCAGTACCGCCGAGGACCTCGCCGATTCCATCGATATCTCCTCACCAACGCTGCATCAACATCTTCGAACTGCCCAGCAGAAACTCCTCACGTCTTTCTTCGACGATGAATCCGAGGGGCAAGACTCGACCCTAGGCCTTTAGGGATGGGAACAACTGACGCACAATCATTCATTACTATCTAATATTTACTACTGCATACTAGAAATAGCTATTCTCGGGTATCAGTGCCTATGAGTAGATATTTTGCGCCAATCATTAATACGTATCTACTTTCTGACTATTTTTGATAGTTAGATGGACTACTTATGTCCTTTGTCGTGGCTCGTTAGCATGAACTATGGTAGATGGTGACATTGAAATGGAGACACGGCTGGAAGACGAAGTAGCGTTCGAACCACCTGAGGATTTCGTCGCGCAGGCGAACGTCTCGGATTCGTCGATATACGACGAGTTCGCGGCGAACTGGCCCGAATGCTGGGAACGGGCCGCCGACCTGCTCGATTGGGACGACGAGTACGAACAGGTCCTCGACGATTCGAATCCGCCCTTCTACAAGTGGTTCACCGAGGGCAAACTGAACGCCTCTTACAACTGTCTGGACCGCCACGTCGAAAACGGCGACAAGAACCGCGCCGCCATCAAGTGGGAGGGTGAACTCGGCGAGACGCGCACGTACACGTACCAAGACCTCTACCGCGAGGTCAACGAGTTTTCGGCTGCACTTCGCGCACAGGGTGTCGAGGAAGACGATGTCGTCACCCTCTACATGCCGATGATTCCCGAGTTGCCCATCGCTATGCTCGCGTGCGCTCGAATCGGTGCGCCACACTCGGTGGTGTTCGCCGGGTTCTCCGCCGAAGCACTTGCGACACGAATGAACTCCGCCGACTCGGAGTATCTCGTCACCTGTGACGGCTACTACCGTCGCGGTGACTCCCTCGACCATCTCGACAAGGCGAACGAGGGCCTCGACGGTGTCGATCACGATGTCGAATCCGTCGTCGTGGTCGATAGACTCGGCGGCGATGGCTTCGACCGTGACCTGCGGGACAACCAGCACGACTGGGACGACTTACTGGCCGAACACGACGGTCATCGCGTCGAACCCGTCGAACGAGACGCCGAAGACATGATCTTTTTGATGTACACGTCGGGAACGACCGGCCAGCCCAAGGGGGTCAAACACACCACCGGCGGGTACCTTTCGTACGCGGCGTGGACATCGCATGCAGTCCTCGATATCGAACCCGAAGACACCTACTGGTGCTCTGCGGACATCGGTTGGATCACGGGCCACTCGTACATCGTCTACGGCCCGCTTGCACTCGGCACGACGACGGTGATGTACGAGGGGACTCCCGACTACCCCGAGTGCGACCGCCTGTGGGAAATCGTCGAGAAGTATTCGGTCGATATCTTCTATACGGCACCGACGGCGATTCGTGCGTTCATGAAGTGGGGTGAGAAATTCCCCGAGTCGCGTGATCTGTCGTCGCTCCGCCTCCTCGGAACCGTTGGCGAACCGATCAACCCGCGTGCGTGGAAGTGGTACCACGAGCATATCGGCAACGGGGAGTGCCCAATTGTCGATACGTGGTGGCAGACCGAAACCGGCGGTATGATGATTACGACATTGCCGGGAATCTCTACGATGAAACCCGGTGCGGCCGGTCCGCCGCTTCCTGGTATCGACGCCCAAATTGTTGACACGACCGGAGACGAGGTCGAAGCCGGGCGGGCAGGCTACCTCACGGTGAACAAGCCGTGGCCCGGTATGCTCCGGACGCTGTATAACAACGACGAACGCTACATCTCCGAGTACTGGGAGGAATACTCCGACACTGACAGCGACGACCCTGACGACTGGGTGTACTTCCCCGAGGACGGTGCAAAAATCGATGCGGACGGCTACATCACCATCCTCGGCCGAGTGGACGACGTAATCAATGTCTCCGGACACCGCCTCGGAACGATGGAAATCGAGTCAGCCATCGTCGGCGTCGAGGGCGTCGCAGAAGCCGCAGTCGTCGGCGGCACCCACGATATCAAAGGTGAGGCTGTCTACGCCTACGTCATTACTGAAGACGGCTACGAGGGCGACAGCGACTTTCACGAACGCATCATCGAAGGCGTCAACGACGCAATCGGCCCCATCGCACGGCCCGAAGAGGTCGTCTTTACGCCCGAACTACCGAAGACACGCTCGGGGAAAATCATGCGCCGCCTGCTCGAAGACGTAGCGAACGGGGACGAACTCGGCAATACATCGACGCTCCGAAACCCCGAAATCGTCGAGGAGATCGAATCGAAGGTCAACGCGCAGAGCGACTGATAGAACTCAACACCACATTATCGAGAAACAAGACAAGACGGACAAACTATGTCAAACGAAACGACTGAGTCAGAGATTGACTCACACGAGACGCAAGCCGGTCGTGACACGGCCGCCCGGCACGAACAGATCGATTACCTAAACAGAGAGGTGAACCTGCTGAAACCGAGCACCCCGTTCATGCGGGACCACTTGAAGGTGGTCTGGGTCAGCTTTATCACGTGGGCACTCCTCACGTTCGGGCCGCCGGTCCTGACCTACTTCGCGCCGGAGTTAATGACCACGCAGCTACCGGTTATCGGCTTCCCGGCACACTACTTCTTGGTCGCAGTCTTAACGCCGACCAGTTCGCTCGTGCTCGCGTTCATCTACTCCCGCAAGCGTGACCAACTCGACGAGAAGTACGGCATCGACCACACAACCACGACGGAAGACACGTCGAGTGAGAAAGGCGGTGAAACCGCCGTCACCGACGGGGGGAGTATCGAATGACGACGAGTATTCTTCTCCAGTCGAGTGATCTGCTCCCCGAGGCGCTCAACATCTCGTTCAAACTCATCCCGGCCATCATGGTCGTGGGAATGTTGACCCTCTTCCTCGTTATCGGCTACGTGTTCAAGGTCGCCGACACCGAGGGGATGTGGGTTGCCGGTCGTTCCATCGGGAATATCGAAAACGGCATGGCAATCGGTGCCAACTGGATGTCGGCCGCCTCGTATCTTGGACTGGCAGGCTTAGTTGCCCTCGCGGGCTTCTACGGCCTCGCCTTCATCATCGGGTGGACGACCGGCTACTTCGTCCTCCTCATCTTCCTAGCCGCGCAGATGCGCCGGTTCGGGAAGTACACCGCACCCGACTTCGTCGGTGACCGTTTCAACTCGGACACTGCACGCGCTATCGGCGCGCTCACAACGATTCTCATCGGGTTCGTCTACTCGGTCGGGCAAGCACGCGGCATGGGCCTCGTCGGCCTGTACGTTTTCGGGACCGACTATATCACGATGGTCGTCGTGATGATGGCCATTACGGTCGGATATCTGACCATCTCCGGAATGATGGGCGCAACCAAGAACATGGCCGTCCAGTACGTCATCCTCATCGTCGCATTCCTGACGGCCGTCTACGTCGTCGGCTTCACCGGCGGCTACTCGACGGTGTTGCCACAGATCGAGTACGGACAGCTGATCGGTCAGCTCTCGGCGGAGTTCTCAGAACCGTTCGCCAACGCGGGATTCTACCTCTGGATCGCCACGGCGTTCTCGCTTATCTTCGGGACCTGTGGCCTCCCGCACGTGTTGGTGCGGTTCTATACGGTCGAAAACGAAAAGACCGCCCGTCAGTCCACCGTCTGGGGGCTGTTTTTCATCCTGCTTCTGTACTGGAGCGCCCCCGCGCTGGCGGCGTTCGGTGTCGATCTCTACAACGCCTCGCAGTACGGTCCGACGTTCGCTGCGAACGGCGGCATGAGTGGCGGTGAAGGTGACCTCATCGTGGTGCTGGCGGCTCAACTCTCGAATCTGCCGACGTGGTTCGTCGGCCTCGTGGCCGCAGGCGGTATCGCCGCCGCGATTGCGACGACGGCCGGACTGTTCATCACGGCCTCGTCTGCCGTCTCGCACGACATCTACACGAACATCGTCAATCCTGACGCGACCCAGCGCCAGCAAGTGCTGGTCGGCCGGGCCACGATTGTCGCACTGGGTCTCATCGTGACGATTACCGCGTTCGACCCGCCGGCGCTCGTCGGCGAACTAGTCGCACTGGCGTTCTCGCTCGCGGCCATCGTGCTGTTCCCGATGTTCTTCCTCGGACTCTGGTGGGAGAACACGAACCGGCAGGGAGCGCTCGCCGGGATGACCGTCGGCCTCACGCTCTGGGTTGCCGCGGTCGTCAACGACCTCATCTTCCACTTCAGCGACGCCTTCGCTGAATTCGTGCCGGCTATCGGCGCCGCTCTCGTCGGGACGCCACTGGTGTTCATCGTCACGATTGCCGTTTCACTGGCGACGGATGAACCGCCACAGCGGATCAAGAAGATGGTTCGACAGTGCCACAGTCCCGAACCGATGGGACAGCAACAGTCTGCAGAAGACGTTGTGA contains the following coding sequences:
- a CDS encoding VC_2705 family sodium/solute symporter, translated to MTTSILLQSSDLLPEALNISFKLIPAIMVVGMLTLFLVIGYVFKVADTEGMWVAGRSIGNIENGMAIGANWMSAASYLGLAGLVALAGFYGLAFIIGWTTGYFVLLIFLAAQMRRFGKYTAPDFVGDRFNSDTARAIGALTTILIGFVYSVGQARGMGLVGLYVFGTDYITMVVVMMAITVGYLTISGMMGATKNMAVQYVILIVAFLTAVYVVGFTGGYSTVLPQIEYGQLIGQLSAEFSEPFANAGFYLWIATAFSLIFGTCGLPHVLVRFYTVENEKTARQSTVWGLFFILLLYWSAPALAAFGVDLYNASQYGPTFAANGGMSGGEGDLIVVLAAQLSNLPTWFVGLVAAGGIAAAIATTAGLFITASSAVSHDIYTNIVNPDATQRQQVLVGRATIVALGLIVTITAFDPPALVGELVALAFSLAAIVLFPMFFLGLWWENTNRQGALAGMTVGLTLWVAAVVNDLIFHFSDAFAEFVPAIGAALVGTPLVFIVTIAVSLATDEPPQRIKKMVRQCHSPEPMGQQQSAEDVVSTDGGQTPADD